Proteins from a genomic interval of Aspergillus flavus chromosome 7, complete sequence:
- a CDS encoding phenylalanine ammonia-lyase, which yields MDLLNMGNLSDFQTHIQTAYQARQRLQNLQREGTLDVDGATLDISAIVAVAYYGCIPKITTDPAVLEKIEASVQVLRDHLDKGYHVYGVNTGFGGSADSRTDRVVALQSGLSQLLQAGVLVASDKDTNVDLERQIRLDSHAVPVPWVRAAMLVRCNSNARGHSAVTLSVIKSILQLLESHITPVVPLRGSISASGDLIPLSYIAGAIEGNPDVYVHVQKSHRSQIISSRDALLSAGMEPQVLGPKEGLGLVNGTSFSAALSSLVMYEAHQLVVLVQAISAVALEALMGNAESFHPFISAIRPHDGQMECSRNILSFLQGSRLAQGIQSVKTHTRQGLMQDRYALRCVPQWIGPQLEDLLLAHKQVTVELNSTTDNPLIDPETGDILHGGNFQAVSVTSAMEKTRSCLQMLGRLLFSQSTELVDPSLNNGLPTNLVADDPSLSFTMKGVDISMASYMAELAYLANPVSSHVQAAEMRNQSINSMAFVSSRYTMQAVEIVSLMCACSLYIGCQALDLRVLHLTYLDNIKPQLHLLTSDHFSSYLSDKELETLTESLWENISKSWSTTTRQGIPERVQVAVKNAIPTLLDTLKEKRGPGLSDLNRWETQAADLLNKTYQNTADIFFNQQNTEEFLGAGAKILYRTVRQELNVPFHLGFVEHPTVNNETLNGRSKKTIGSWISIIYEAIRDGRLMGPFMESLASKSSSADDSLTKIRSLRMSRL from the exons ATGGACTTGTTGAATATGGGAAACCTGAGTGACTTCCAGACCCACATACAGACTGCATATCAGGCACGTCAACGCCTACAGAATTTGCAAAGAGAGGGTACACTTGATGTTGACGGAGCTACTCTTGACATCTCTGCTATAGTAGCAGTAGCATA TTATGGCTGTATACCTAAGATCACCACAGATCCTGCTGTCCTTGAAAAGATTGAAGCAAGCGTGCAGGTGCTGAGAGACCATCTGGATAAGGGATACCACGTCTACG GTGTTAATACTGGCTTTGGCGGCAGTGCGGATTCTCGAACGGATCGAGTGGTAGCGCTGCAATCCGGACTCTCCCAGCTTCTACAAGCAGGTGTGCTAGTCGCCTCAGATAAGGATACCAATGTGGACCTCGAGCGACAAATTCGCCTGGATTCACATGCTGTGCCCGTTCCCTGGGTGCGAGCAGCCATGTTGGTTCGGTGCAATTCGAACGCCCGCGGCCACTCTGCGGTTACGCTTTCAGTGATAAAGTCTATCTTGCAGCTCTTGGAGAGTCACATCACACCAGTTGTTCCTTTACGAGGCTCTATCTCCGCTTCTGGAGATCTCATTCCACTTTCTTACATTGCAGGCGCCATTGAAGGCAATCCCGATGTATATGTTCATGTACAGAAATCTCATAGATCTCAGATAATATCTTCTAGAGATGCACTTTTGTCTGCCGGCATGGAACCTCAAGTGCTAGGTCCTAAGGAGGGATTAGGCCTAGTTAACGGCACTTCATTCTCTGCAGCACTGTCCAGTCTCGTTATGTACGAGGCTCATCAATTGGTCGTGCTGGTGCAGGCGATCTCGGCTGTGGCTCTAGAAGCACTCATGGGTAATGCTGAGAGCTTTCACCCCTTCATCTCTGCCATTCGGCCTCATGACGGCCAAATGGAATGTTCCAGGAAtattctttcatttctccaGGGATCTCGTCTTGCCCAGGGTATTCAAAGTGTGAAGACTCATACTCGCCAAGGCTTGATGCAGGATAGATATGCACTTCGATGTGTGCCTCAGTGGATCGGACCACAGCTGGAAGACCTCCTGCTCGCACATAAGCAAGTCACCGTTGAACTTAACTCAACAACAGATAACCCACTGATAGATCCCGAGACCGGCGATATTCTCCATGGCGGTAATTTCCAAGCGGTTTCCGTTACTTCTGCAATGGAGAAGACAAGATCATGCCTTCAGATGCTTGGCAGGCTCCTCTTCTCTCAGTCTACTGAACTGGTCGACCCAAGCCTTAACAACGGCCTCCCTACCAATCTTGTCGCCGATGACCCAAGCCTCTCCTTCACTATGAAAGGCGTCGATATTAGCATGGCTTCATACATGGCAGAGTTGGCTTACCTTGCCAACCCGGTAAGCTCGCACGTACAAGCAGCGGAAATGCGcaaccaatcaatcaactctATGGCTTTTGTATCCAGTCGGTACACCATGCAGGCAGTCGAGATAGTGTCGCTCATGTGCGCTTGTAGTCTATACATTGGATGCCAGGCCTTGGATCTCCGAGTACTGCATTTGACCTACCTCGATAACATCAAGCCCCAACTCCATCTGCTTACCTCCGATCATTTCTCCTCATACCTATCAGACAAAGAGCTTGAAACTCTGACCGAATCACTCTGGGAAAACATCTCAAAAAGCTGGTCGACAACAACCCGCCAAGGCATACCTGAACGAGTGCAAGTAGCCGTAAAAAACGCTATTCCTACGCTGCTAGATACTCTGAAAGAGAAGCGCGGTCCAGGTCTTTCGGATCTGAATCGATGGGAAACCCAAGCCGCTGACCTTCTCAACAAAACATATCAAAACACGGCAGACATATTCTTTAACCAACAAAACACCGAGGAGTTCCTGGGCGCTGGTGCTAAGATTCTCTACCGCACCGTTCGCCAAGAACTCAATGTTCCCTTCCACTTGGGCTTCGTGGAGCACCCGACAGTTAATAATGAAACCTTGAATGGTCGCTCGAAAAAGACCATTGGTTCTTGGATATCAATTATCTATGAGGCCATTCGTGACGGCAGGTTAATGGGTCCTTTCATGGAATCCCTTGCTTCAAAGAGCTCCAGTGCTGATGACTCTTTGACAAAGATAAGGAGTCTAAGGATGTCCCGACTTTGA
- a CDS encoding putative polyadenylation factor subunit CstF64 (unnamed protein product), translating into MAPPERAGKSVFLGNIPYNLTEEQVKDILSSAGTVTKFRLMMNPETGKPKGYGFADFADADAAASAVRNLNDYEVMGRKIRVDWPHNNEKDSIPPDYSQTTQVPGQDGQMGAQQSSAPLPPLPPGVDLPPHLDCPNAISQTLSSLPPNQLLDVLSQMKSLVMADPARATELLRQAPQLAYAIFQALLLMNLVDYSTLGTVVEQAAQSQSAAAAPPAAQPFQPFSAVPGPVSTPPQPQQQMPGQDELLQQVLSMPQSAIDALPPMERSQIMLLRQQLMQGAMR; encoded by the exons ATGGCGCCTCCAGAAAGAGCCGGAAAGAGTGTCTTTTTGGGGAATATCCCATACA ATCTCACGGAGGAGCAAGTGAAGGACATTCTTAGCTCTGCGGGCACAGTAACCAAATTCCGCTTGATGATGAACCCAGAGACAGGAAAGCCTAAAGGATATGGGTTTGCCGACTTCGCCGATGCCGATGCAGCCGCCTCCGCAGTTCGCAACTTGAATGACTATGAGGTCATGGGACGGAAGATCCGTGTGGACTGGCCTCATAACAACGAGAAGGATTCGATACCCCCAGATTATTCGCAGACGACTCAAGTGCCCGGACAAGATGGACAGATGGGTGCACAGCAGTCATCCGCGCCTCTACCGCCTCTCCCCCCAGGCGTGGATCTCCCTCCGCACCTAGACTGCCCGAACGCAATCTCCCAAAcactctcctctctccctccGAATCAACTCCTCGATGTACTCTCTCAGATGAAGTCATTAGTCATGGCTGATCCGGCACGCGCTACGGAACTTTTACGACAAGCGCCTCAGCTTGCATACGCTATATTCCAGGCTCTGCTCCTGATGAACCTTGTCGACTACAGCACGTTAGGCACAGTGGTGGAACAGGCCGCCCAGTCCCAATCGGCAGCAGCCGCTCCTCCGGCAGCGCAGCCTTTTCAGCCATTCTCAGCCGTACCCGGTCCGGTCTCCACTCCACCTCAGCCCCAGCAGCAAATGCCCGGGCAAGACGAACTCTTGCAACAAGTGCTCAGTATGCCACAGTCGGCTATTGATGCACTACCTCCGATGGAGCGGAGCCAAATCATGCTTCTACGACAGCAATTAATGCAAGGTGCCATGCGGTGA
- a CDS encoding prohibitin-like protein (prohibitin, putative) — translation MARNPREQWERLQVILQNRGSRGGFGFGGFPSGGGRGGLGLSGALILLGVGGWAISNSLFNVDGGHRAIKYSRIGGVQKEIYSEGTHIRIPWIETPVIYDVRAKPRNIASLTGTKDLQMVNITCRVLSRPRVDALPQIYRTLGQDFDERVLPSIVNEVLKSVVAQFNASQLITQRENVARMVRDSLARRAARFNIALDDVSLTHLTFSPEFTAAVEAKQVAQQEAQRAAFLVDKARQEKQAFIVRAQGEARSAELIGDAIKKSKSYIELRKIENARQIAQILQENGGKNKLYLDSQGLGLNVNANVEDSK, via the exons ATGGCTCGGAACCCAAGGGAACAGTGGGAGAGACTCCAGGTTATCCTACAGAACCGCGGAAGTCGTGGAGGCTTTGGCTTCGGCGGCTTCCCCTCCGGTGGGGGTCGTGGAGGCTTGGGGCTGTCTGGAGCTCTGATCTTGCTCGGTGTTGGTGGATGGGCTATATCAAATTCCCTCTTTAACG TCGACGGTGGTCACCGTGCAATCAAGTACTCGAGAATAGGTGGTGTTCAGAAAGAGATCTACAGTGAAG GTACTCATATCAGGATTCCATGGATCGAAACGCCGGTTATCTATGACGTGCGCGCAAAGCCGCGTAACATCGCTTCCCTCACTGGTACCAAGGACTTGCAGATGGTGAACATCACCTGCCGTGTTCTGTCGAGGCCCCGGGTGGATGCTCTTCCACAGATCTACCGTACCCTCGGACAGGACTTCGATGAGCGCGTCCTCCCTTCGATTGTCAACGAGGTCCTGAAGAGCGTGGTCGCGCAATTCAACGCTAGTCAGCTTATCACCCAGCGTGAGAATGTCGCCAGGATGGTTCGGGACAGCCTCGCTCGCCGAGCCGCTCGCTTCAACATTGCTTTGGACGATGTGTCGCTTACG CACCTGACCTTCTCCCCTGAATTCACCGCCGCTGTCGAAGCCAAGCAAGTCGCCCAGCAGGAAGCCCAGCGTGCTGCTTTCCTGGTCGACAAGGCCCGCCAAGAGAAGCAAGCCTTCATTGTCCGCGCCCAAGGTGAGGCCCGTTCCGCCGAACTCATTGGTGATGCcatcaagaagagcaagagtTACATCGAGCTGCGTAAGATCGAGAATGCTCGTCAAATTGCCCAGATTCTGCAGGAGAACGGTGGCAAGAACAAGCTGTACCTGGATTCCCAGGGTCTGGGTCTGAACGTCAACGCCAACGTCGAAGACTCGAAATAA
- a CDS encoding guanidinoacetate methyltransferase (arginine N-methyltransferase, putative) has protein sequence MTDPTTEIDVDLDVQEILLAASQHDIPKLRQLIRSNQTIANPVNVKDPETGYAPLHAAIAACEPDDEEPNGVQTNGEQGDEQKSVEEKGSATVRFLLQEGAIWNDLDNNNETPGCVARRLGLTELYEQLVDAGVRAELLLNRLDGYEELEDDDEEEEEGQEEQTGTEEVEVEGESAPQLVEATTTTETAMETGPDVTNSRYLDSNLTFQNDRLLDQDQNGVMMAWETDIMAKSAKKLLPTSGLRVLNVGHGMGIVDGFIQEQSPAEHHIIEAHPEVVAEMKRKGWGEKPGVTIHEGRWQDILPDLVGQGVMFDAIYYDTFAESYGDFREFFSEQVIGLLEQEGKWSFFNGMGADRQISYDVYQKVAEMDLMDAGFDVEWEEIALPKLDNEWDGVRRAYWQIESYRLPLCKYMD, from the coding sequence atgaCCGACCCCACAACAGAAATCGATGTCGACCTCGACGTCCAAGAAATCCTCCTCGCCGCCTCCCAACACGACATCCCCAAACTCCGCCAACTAATCCGCTCAAACCAAACAATCGCAAACCCCGTCAATGTCAAGGACCCCGAAACCGGATATGCGCCGCTGCATGCAGCAATTGCGGCCTGCGAGCCTGACGACGAGGAGCCGAACGGCGTCCAGACCAATGGGGAGCAGGGAGACGAGCAGAAGAGCGTTGAGGAGAAGGGCTCGGCGACTGTGAGGTTTTTGCTTCAGGAGGGTGCGATTTGGAATGAtcttgataataataatgagACGCCTGGGTGTGTTGCTAGGCGGTTGGGGTTGACGGAGCTGTATGAGCAGCTTGTTGATGCTGGTGTGCGGGCGGAGTTGCTTTTGAATCGGTTGGATGGGTAtgaggagcttgaggatgatgatgaggaagaggaggagggacAGGAAGAGCAGACTGGGActgaggaggtggaggtggagggtgaATCTGCTCCTCAATTGGTTGAGGCGACTACCACTACTGAAACGGCTATGGAGACGGGCCCCGATGTCACTAATTCCCGGTATCTTGATTCCAATTTGACTTTCCAGAATGATCGGCTGCTGGATCAAGATCAGAATGGTGTTATGATGGCTTGGGAGACGGATATCATGGCCAAGTCGGCGAAGAAGCTACTGCCTACGTCTGGACTGCGTGTTCTGAACGTCGGACATGGTATGGGTATTGTGGACGGATTCATCCAGGAGCAGTCGCCAGCAGAGCACCATATCATTGAAGCGCACCCGGAGGTTGTCGCCGAGATGAAGCGGAAGGGCTGGGGTGAGAAGCCGGGTGTTACGATCCACGAGGGCCGGTGGCAGGATATTCTCCCTGACTTGGTCGGACAGGGAGTTATGTTCGATGCCATCTACTACGATACATTTGCCGAGTCGTATGGCGACTTCCGGGAGTTCTTCAGTGAGCAGGTTATTGGACTGCTTGAGCAAGAAGGGAAGTGGAGTTTCTTCAACGGTATGGGGGCTGACCGGCAAATCAGCTACGATGTCTACCAGAAGGTAGCCGAGATGGACCTTATGGATGCTGGGTTCGATGTTGAATGGGAAGAGATCGCGCTGCCTAAGCTGGATAATGAATGGGATGGTGTGCGCAGAGCATACTGGCAGATTGAAAGTTACCGTCTGCCATTATGCAAGTATATGGATTAG
- a CDS encoding DNA replication licensing factor mcm4 (unnamed protein product) yields MSSPASTRRRGRPSRAEASSPRVTDAQTTPRASRRLRGEAAVPSSPPAETPDVRMDEPSSPVRASSTVDQDETTPRGNRTAVGESSPIRYMSSSSPTRARSLQPGRSDIPSSSSGALFVSDRTTTGGQRNVVSRRNDLHSGGFGSTPSRRRRVFVDANGIPAADGEPQSDATFSNIHPGTSEADALGGSSTRVIWGTNISIQDSMSAFKNFLYNFATKYRLWAEGATEDETRRLGDTAEEREYINMLNTMRQLGVTSLNLDAKNLKAYPLTLKLWHQLHAYPQEIIPLMDQTIKDVMVELAIKEMERLRTQNQRNQSHSRNLSSAPAVPSSDALSETGRMPQTEIPDLVGEVETKAFKVLPFGLDSSVNMRDLDPADMDKLVSIKGLVIRATPIIPDMKEAFFRCQACNHGVQVDIDRGKIAEPTICPRPACRQRNSMEIIHNRCIFADKQVIKLQETPDSVPDGQTPHSVSLCVYDELVDVCKAGDRVEVTGIFRCNPVRVNPRQRTQKALFKTYIDVLHVQKIDRKKLGIDVTTIEQELSEQAAGDSEQVRKITAEEEEKIRRTATRPDVYELLSRSLAPSVYEMDDVKKGILLQMFGGTNKSFQKGGNPRYRGDINVLLCGDPSTSKSQLLRYVHKIAPRGVYTSGKGSSAVGLTAYVTRDPDTRQMVLESGALVLSDGGICCIDEFDKMNESTRSVLHEVMEQQTVSIAKAGIITTLNARTSILASANPIGSRYNPNLPVPQNIDLPPTLLSRFDLVYLVLDRVDEQEDRRLAKHLVNMYLEDKPENASDEEVLPIEFLTAYITYAKTKVHPVLTPAAGKALSDAYVNMRKLGDDIRSSDRRITATTRQLESMIRLSEAHARMRLSLEVTAADVEEAVRLIRSAIKQAATDSRTGLIDMGLLTEGTSASERRQREALKRGVLAVIDELSGGGATPRWGDVYRALTEQSSGEVDGGQFTEAVRTLETEGYVNVLGEGARRSIRRVGGRLL; encoded by the exons ATGTCTTCTCCGGCTTCGACTCGTCGTAGAGGTCGCCCATCCAGGGCAGAGGCTAGCAGTCCAAGGGTAACAGATGCACAAACAACACCCCGCGCTTCTCGTCGTCTAAGAGGTGAGGCAGCGGTTCCTTCGTCACCACCCGCCGAGACACCAGATGTGAGAATGGATGAGCCCAGCTCTCCTGTTAGGGCATCATCTACCGTGGACCAAGATGAGACCACACCACGGGGAAACCGTACTGCTGTCGGAG AGTCTTCCCCAATCCGATACATGTCTAGTTCTAGCCCAACTCGCGCTCGTAGCCTCCAACCAGGACGCTCCGATATTCCCAGCAGTAGCAGTGGTGCTCTTTTCGTCTCGGATCGCACGACTACAGGCGGTCAGCGCAATGTCGTGTCCCGTCGCAATGATCTTCATTCAGGTGGTTTTGGATCTACGCCTAGTCGACGACGCAGAGTCTTTGTTGACGCCAATGGAATACCTGCCGCCGATGGAGAGCCACAGTCAGATGCAACTTTCTCAAACATTCACCCCGGTACTTCAGAAGCGGATGCGTTGGGTGGTAGCTCTACTCGCGTCATCTGGGGTACCAACATCTCTATTCAAGATTCTATGTCCGCGTTCAAGAATTTCCTCTACAACTTTGCAACCAAATATCGTCTGTGGGCAGAGGGTGCAACAGAAGATGAAACCCGCAGACTGGGAGACACTGCAGAGGAGAGAGAATACATCAACATGTTGAACACGATGCGTCAGTTGGGTGTGACTAGCTTGAATCTTGACGCGAAGAACCTCAAAGCATACCCGTTGACTTTGAAATTGTGGCATCAACTACACGCATATCCTCAGGAGATTATTCCTTTGATGGATCAGACCATCAAGGATGTTATGGTTGAACTTGCGATCAAAGAGATGGAGCGTCTGCGGACTCAGAACCAACGGAACCAGTCACACTCGAGGAATCTCAGTTCTGCGCCCGCAGTCCCAAGCTCAGATGCCTTGAGTGAGACTGGCCGGATGCCACAGACCGAAATTCCAGATCTTGTTGGTGAAGTCGAGACAAAGGCTTTCAAAGTTCTTCCTTTCGGACTTGATTCTAGTGTGAACATGAGAGATCTAGATCCAGCCG ATATGGACAAGTTAGTGAGCATCAAAGGTCTTGTCATTCGCGCGACGCCTATCATCCCGGATATGAAAGAAG CCTTCTTCCGTTGCCAGGCTTGCAATCACGGCGTGCAAGTCGATATCGATCGTGGAAAGATCGCGGAGCCCACTATTTGTCCACGCCCTGCTTGCAGGCAAAGAAACAGCATGGAGATCATTCACAACCGTTGTATTTTCGCCGACAAACAGGTCATCAAATTGCAAGAAACACCGGATAGCGTGCCCGACGGTCAAACTCCTCACTCTGTTTCCCTTTGCGTCTACGATGAGTTGGTGGATGTTTGTAAGGCTGGTGATCGAGTTGAAGTGACTGGCATCTTCCGGTGCAACCCTGTGCGCGTGAATCCCCGCCAACGGACGCAGAAGGCACTTTTCAAGACTTACATTGATGTTCTGCATGTCCAAAAGATCGATCGGAAGAAGCTGGGCATTGACGTCACAACCATCGAACAAGAGTTGTCTGAGCAGGCTGCTGGAGATTCAGAGCAGGTTCGGAAGATtacagctgaagaagaggaaaagatcAGGCGCACTGCCACCCGGCCGGATGTGTATGAACTCCTTTCTCGGTCTCTCGCACCTAGCGTCTATGAGATGGATGATGTCAAGAAGGGTATCCTACTCCAGATGTTTGGAGGCACTAACAAGTCTTTCCAGAAGGGTGGTAACCCACGCTACCGCGGTGACATTAATGTACTTCTTTGCGGTGATCCGTCAACTTCAAAATCCCAGCTGCTTCGCTATGTCCACAAGATCGCGCCTCGGGGTGTCTACACCAGTGGCAAAGGTTCTTCCGCTGTCGGTCTTACAGCCTACGTGACTAGGGATCCCGACACGCGTCAGATGGTGCTCGAGTCTGGTGCCCTGGTACTTTCGGATGGTGGTATTTGCTGTATTGACGAATTCGATAAGATGAACGAATCTACACGGTCCGTCCTGCATGAAGTCATGGAGCAGCAGACGGTGTCAATCGCTAAAGCAGGTATCATTACCACGCTGAACGCTCGAACCAGTATCCTTGCCTCCGCAAACCCTATTGGGAGCCGATACAACCCCAATCTGCCTGTTCCTCAGAACATTGACCTTCCGCCTACTTTACTGTCCCGTTTCGATTTGGTATACTTGGTTTTGGATCGTGTGGATGAGCAAGAAGATCGTCGGTTGGCCAAGCATCTGGTCAACATGTATTTGGAAGACAAGCCAGAGAATGCAAGCGACGAAGAAGTCTTG CCCATCGAGTTCCTGACGGCATATATTACTTACGCCAAGACGAAGGTTCATCCCGTTCTTACCCCGGCTGCTGGCAAAGCTCTCTCGGATGCATATGTGAACATGCGCAAGCTCGGAGATGACATCCGCTCCTCTGATCGTAGAATTACGGCGACCACTCGTCAACTAGAGTCTATGATCCGACTGTCGGAAGCCCACGCACGCATGCGGTTGTCGCTAGAAGTGACCGCAGCAGATGTTGAGGAGGCAGTGCGTTTGATCCGGTCTGCTATTAAGCAGGCGGCCACAGACTCGCGGACCGGTTTGATTGATATGGGCCTGCTCACTGAGGGCACTAGTGCAAGCGAGAGACGTCAGCGGGAGGCCCTGAAGCGTGGTGTGCTCGCGGTGATCGACGAGCTCAGCGGCGGAGGTGCTACTCCTCGCTGGGGCGACGTTTATCGTGCTTTGACTGAACAGAGCAGCGGTGAGGTGGATGGAGGTCAATTCACAGAGGCAGTCCGCACGCTGGAGACGGAAGGTTACGTCAACGTTCTAGGTGAAGGTGCACGACGGAGCATCCGGCGTGTTGGAGGTCGACTTCTGTAA